From Arctopsyche grandis isolate Sample6627 chromosome 12, ASM5162203v2, whole genome shotgun sequence, one genomic window encodes:
- the LOC143920209 gene encoding uncharacterized protein LOC143920209 isoform X3, protein MSLATLLEAARFLEQQEQQPATKPRSRSECVAEEEPPHISIVLPRNGLRVGPPPASAPIAVPPPSTLGGHMPSGISTLPTLFTDSSSELPRARSNSNGSSGPRAGTREVHNKLEKNRRAHLKECFEALRLQLPSSADDKKSSNLSILDSAIKYIQLLKRREKDLEHEMERLAREKIAHQQKLSTLRRDIPTPTRIRHPTNHDRETAMEVDEIIPSRVSPLFLSTSSPSAPMQVSHSGLEVLVTTQSPALTRLSPSTVQTNVSTSLDLTTKSSRLPQSLPHAQIISLHSSNGSTVYSHMGHNASSIPTSLAQRTQSAQIISSFSQNISNGILTNPKSLNLINPNIQRGQKISSISSNMPTLTVTTVNPGSVMTVNQGQIKHGQIHNQSQTVEGKVISSVMSSNGQTAIVHPAQLQLPVSQVMSGSGLVVNPTIQLFSASPQSLRVLQAPSGALASLELPSNGANNSVQRIRDPCKLLESSVSVNISGLNGVLRTSGDRSTHHIAIKPQPVGNMNASIRSTGTQGSITQMMNGLTPLVVSQGGHLMTASSHITGKVMGNQVIKAGVPLTVNTQYLSATTIVKPVVVVSTSNGVPPTSSS, encoded by the exons ATGAGCCTGGCAACATTGCTGGAGGCTGCGCGCTTCCTGGAACAACAGGAGCAGCAGCCCGCCACCAAGCCAAGGTCCAGAAGCGAGTGCGTTGCAG AAGAAGAACCACCACACATTTCAATAGTCTTACCTCGCAATGGATTACGAGTTGGACCACCACCCGCTAGTGCCCCAATTGCAGTTCCACCCCCATCCACTCTCGGAGGTCATATGCCGAGTGGAATATCAACATTGCCGACACTGTTCACCGACAGTAGTTCTGAATTGCCAAGAGCTCGAAGTAATAGCAAtgg GTCAAGTGGCCCACGTGCTGGAACGAGAGAAGTCCATAACAAATTGGAGAAGAATAGAAGAGCTCACCTTAAAGAATGCTTTGAAGCTTTGAGATTACAATTACCTTCTTCAGCAGATGATAAAAAGTCATCTAATCTTTCTATCTTAGATTCTGCCATCAAATACATCCAG CTTTTAAAACGCCGTGAGAAAGACCTTGAACATGAAATGGAACGGTTAGCAAGAGAAAAAATTGCTCATCAACAAAAATTATCAACTTTACGTAGAGATATTCCTACACCTACAAGAATTAGACATCCAACAAATCATG ATCGAGAAACTGCAATGGAAGTTGATGAAATCATACCATCAAGAGTTAGTCCATTATTTTTAAGTACATCCTCTCCAAGTGCACCA ATGCAAGTATCACATAGTGGTCTTGAAGTGTTGGTAACAACACAGTCACCAGCATTAACGCGGTTGAGTCCATCAACAGTTCAAACCAATGTGTCTACCTCTTTGGATTTGACAACTAAATCTTCTAGACTCCCTCAGTCTCTTCCTCACGCTCag ATTATCAGCTTACATTCAAGTAATGGTTCTACTGTTTATTCCCACATGGGACATAATGCTTCATCAATCCCCACATCTTTAGCTCAAAGAACACAATCTGCTCAGATTATTAGTTCATTTTCACAAAATATTTCCAATGGGATATTAACCAATCCCAAATCCTTGAATTTAatcaatcccaacattcaaagAGGACAAAAAATCAGTAGTATTTCATCCAATATGCCTACACTCACTGTAACAACTGTCAATCCTGGATCAGTTATGACTGTAAATCAAGGACAAATAAAACATGGACAGATTCATAATCAATCACAAACTGTGGAAGGAAAAGTCATTTCTTCGGTTATGTCGTCTAACGGTCAAACGGCAATTGTTCATCCTGCACAATTACAGTTGCCAGTATCCCAG GTTATGAGTGGTAGCGGATTGGTTGTAAATCCTACTATACAGTTATTTTCCGCATCGCCACAAAGTCTTCGCGTATTGCAAGCGCCAAGTGGCGCACTAGCATCACTCGAGCTACCTAGCAatg GTGCCAATAATTCAGTTCAAAGAATAAGAGATCCATGTAAACTTCTAGAATCAAGTGTAAGTGTTAATATAAGTGGATTAAATGGAGTTTTGAGAACTTCTGGAGACCGATCTACTCATCATATTGCAATCAAACCACAACCTGTAGGCAACATGAATGCTTCCATTAGATCTACGG GTACCCAAGGCAGTATTACACAAATGATGAATGGCCTAACACCGCTAGTTGTTTCACAAGGAGGTCATTTGATGACCGCTTCGTCGCATATTACTGGAAAG GTAATGGGCAATCAAGTAATAAAAGCTGGGGTACCTCTCACCGTGAATACTCAGTACCTTAGTGCTACAACAATCGTAAAACCAGTTGTTGTTGTCAGCACAAGTAACGGAGTCCCTCCTACATCATCGTCTTAG
- the LOC143920209 gene encoding uncharacterized protein LOC143920209 isoform X4, which produces MSLATLLEAARFLEQQEQQPATKPRSRSECVAEEEPPHISIVLPRNGLRVGPPPASAPIAVPPPSTLGGHMPSGISTLPTLFTDSSSELPRARSNSNGSSGPRAGTREVHNKLEKNRRAHLKECFEALRLQLPSSADDKKSSNLSILDSAIKYIQLLKRREKDLEHEMERLAREKIAHQQKLSTLRRDIPTPTRIRHPTNHDRETAMEVDEIIPSRVSPLFLSTSSPSAPMQVSHSGLEVLVTTQSPALTRLSPSTVQTNVSTSLDLTTKSSRLPQSLPHAQIISLHSSNGSTVYSHMGHNASSIPTSLAQRTQSAQIISSFSQNISNGILTNPKSLNLINPNIQRGQKISSISSNMPTLTVTTVNPGSVMTVNQGQIKHGQIHNQSQTVEGKVISSVMSSNGQTAIVHPAQLQLPVSQVMSGSGLVVNPTIQLFSASPQSLRVLQAPSGALASLELPSNGANNSVQRIRDPCKLLESSVSVNISGLNGVLRTSGDRSTHHIAIKPQPVGNMNASIRSTGTQGSITQMMNGLTPLVVSQGGHLMTASSHITGKVCMVHTIGNGQSSNKSWGTSHREYSVP; this is translated from the exons ATGAGCCTGGCAACATTGCTGGAGGCTGCGCGCTTCCTGGAACAACAGGAGCAGCAGCCCGCCACCAAGCCAAGGTCCAGAAGCGAGTGCGTTGCAG AAGAAGAACCACCACACATTTCAATAGTCTTACCTCGCAATGGATTACGAGTTGGACCACCACCCGCTAGTGCCCCAATTGCAGTTCCACCCCCATCCACTCTCGGAGGTCATATGCCGAGTGGAATATCAACATTGCCGACACTGTTCACCGACAGTAGTTCTGAATTGCCAAGAGCTCGAAGTAATAGCAAtgg GTCAAGTGGCCCACGTGCTGGAACGAGAGAAGTCCATAACAAATTGGAGAAGAATAGAAGAGCTCACCTTAAAGAATGCTTTGAAGCTTTGAGATTACAATTACCTTCTTCAGCAGATGATAAAAAGTCATCTAATCTTTCTATCTTAGATTCTGCCATCAAATACATCCAG CTTTTAAAACGCCGTGAGAAAGACCTTGAACATGAAATGGAACGGTTAGCAAGAGAAAAAATTGCTCATCAACAAAAATTATCAACTTTACGTAGAGATATTCCTACACCTACAAGAATTAGACATCCAACAAATCATG ATCGAGAAACTGCAATGGAAGTTGATGAAATCATACCATCAAGAGTTAGTCCATTATTTTTAAGTACATCCTCTCCAAGTGCACCA ATGCAAGTATCACATAGTGGTCTTGAAGTGTTGGTAACAACACAGTCACCAGCATTAACGCGGTTGAGTCCATCAACAGTTCAAACCAATGTGTCTACCTCTTTGGATTTGACAACTAAATCTTCTAGACTCCCTCAGTCTCTTCCTCACGCTCag ATTATCAGCTTACATTCAAGTAATGGTTCTACTGTTTATTCCCACATGGGACATAATGCTTCATCAATCCCCACATCTTTAGCTCAAAGAACACAATCTGCTCAGATTATTAGTTCATTTTCACAAAATATTTCCAATGGGATATTAACCAATCCCAAATCCTTGAATTTAatcaatcccaacattcaaagAGGACAAAAAATCAGTAGTATTTCATCCAATATGCCTACACTCACTGTAACAACTGTCAATCCTGGATCAGTTATGACTGTAAATCAAGGACAAATAAAACATGGACAGATTCATAATCAATCACAAACTGTGGAAGGAAAAGTCATTTCTTCGGTTATGTCGTCTAACGGTCAAACGGCAATTGTTCATCCTGCACAATTACAGTTGCCAGTATCCCAG GTTATGAGTGGTAGCGGATTGGTTGTAAATCCTACTATACAGTTATTTTCCGCATCGCCACAAAGTCTTCGCGTATTGCAAGCGCCAAGTGGCGCACTAGCATCACTCGAGCTACCTAGCAatg GTGCCAATAATTCAGTTCAAAGAATAAGAGATCCATGTAAACTTCTAGAATCAAGTGTAAGTGTTAATATAAGTGGATTAAATGGAGTTTTGAGAACTTCTGGAGACCGATCTACTCATCATATTGCAATCAAACCACAACCTGTAGGCAACATGAATGCTTCCATTAGATCTACGG GTACCCAAGGCAGTATTACACAAATGATGAATGGCCTAACACCGCTAGTTGTTTCACAAGGAGGTCATTTGATGACCGCTTCGTCGCATATTACTGGAAAGGTATGTATGGTACATACAATAG GTAATGGGCAATCAAGTAATAAAAGCTGGGGTACCTCTCACCGTGAATACTCAGTACCTTAG
- the LOC143920209 gene encoding uncharacterized protein LOC143920209 isoform X1, with amino-acid sequence MGVLMESSQINIHARAEQNLKPGALFPSSDKRKDRSPGEESTAREQLRLSAQSVDGLSYSNVIQNAPRREPHLLNADNTASSKEYFLPTPCWNSSVKYGHREINANGKTTSPDSPPESARPESLKRSDTSEVQTHTPEFKSMPPPKKKWMKNYMEEEPPHISIVLPRNGLRVGPPPASAPIAVPPPSTLGGHMPSGISTLPTLFTDSSSELPRARSNSNGSSGPRAGTREVHNKLEKNRRAHLKECFEALRLQLPSSADDKKSSNLSILDSAIKYIQLLKRREKDLEHEMERLAREKIAHQQKLSTLRRDIPTPTRIRHPTNHDRETAMEVDEIIPSRVSPLFLSTSSPSAPMQVSHSGLEVLVTTQSPALTRLSPSTVQTNVSTSLDLTTKSSRLPQSLPHAQIISLHSSNGSTVYSHMGHNASSIPTSLAQRTQSAQIISSFSQNISNGILTNPKSLNLINPNIQRGQKISSISSNMPTLTVTTVNPGSVMTVNQGQIKHGQIHNQSQTVEGKVISSVMSSNGQTAIVHPAQLQLPVSQVMSGSGLVVNPTIQLFSASPQSLRVLQAPSGALASLELPSNGANNSVQRIRDPCKLLESSVSVNISGLNGVLRTSGDRSTHHIAIKPQPVGNMNASIRSTGTQGSITQMMNGLTPLVVSQGGHLMTASSHITGKVMGNQVIKAGVPLTVNTQYLSATTIVKPVVVVSTSNGVPPTSSS; translated from the exons ATGGGTGTCCTAATGGAATCCAGCCAGATTAACATCCACGCGAGGGCCGAGCAGAATCTCAAACCGGGAGCCCTCTTCCCGTCTTCCGACAAACGCAAAGACAGATCCCCTGGAGAGGAATCCACCGCTAGGGAACAGCTTCGACTGTCTGCACAATCGGTCGACGGACTCTCGTACAGCAACGTCATCCAAAATGCACCCAGACGGGAGCCCCACCTGTTGAACGCGGATAACACCGCATCATCCAAGGAGTACTTTTTGCCCACGCCGTGCTGGAACTCGTCAGTCAAGTATGGTCATCGTGAAATCAACGCTAACGGGAAGACCACGTCCCCTGACAGTCCTCCCGAATCCGCTAGACCTGAATCTCTCAAAAGGAGCGATACCTCCGAGGTGCAAACCCACACTCCAGAATTCAAATCAATGCCGCCTCCAAagaaaaaatggatgaaaaACTACATGG AAGAAGAACCACCACACATTTCAATAGTCTTACCTCGCAATGGATTACGAGTTGGACCACCACCCGCTAGTGCCCCAATTGCAGTTCCACCCCCATCCACTCTCGGAGGTCATATGCCGAGTGGAATATCAACATTGCCGACACTGTTCACCGACAGTAGTTCTGAATTGCCAAGAGCTCGAAGTAATAGCAAtgg GTCAAGTGGCCCACGTGCTGGAACGAGAGAAGTCCATAACAAATTGGAGAAGAATAGAAGAGCTCACCTTAAAGAATGCTTTGAAGCTTTGAGATTACAATTACCTTCTTCAGCAGATGATAAAAAGTCATCTAATCTTTCTATCTTAGATTCTGCCATCAAATACATCCAG CTTTTAAAACGCCGTGAGAAAGACCTTGAACATGAAATGGAACGGTTAGCAAGAGAAAAAATTGCTCATCAACAAAAATTATCAACTTTACGTAGAGATATTCCTACACCTACAAGAATTAGACATCCAACAAATCATG ATCGAGAAACTGCAATGGAAGTTGATGAAATCATACCATCAAGAGTTAGTCCATTATTTTTAAGTACATCCTCTCCAAGTGCACCA ATGCAAGTATCACATAGTGGTCTTGAAGTGTTGGTAACAACACAGTCACCAGCATTAACGCGGTTGAGTCCATCAACAGTTCAAACCAATGTGTCTACCTCTTTGGATTTGACAACTAAATCTTCTAGACTCCCTCAGTCTCTTCCTCACGCTCag ATTATCAGCTTACATTCAAGTAATGGTTCTACTGTTTATTCCCACATGGGACATAATGCTTCATCAATCCCCACATCTTTAGCTCAAAGAACACAATCTGCTCAGATTATTAGTTCATTTTCACAAAATATTTCCAATGGGATATTAACCAATCCCAAATCCTTGAATTTAatcaatcccaacattcaaagAGGACAAAAAATCAGTAGTATTTCATCCAATATGCCTACACTCACTGTAACAACTGTCAATCCTGGATCAGTTATGACTGTAAATCAAGGACAAATAAAACATGGACAGATTCATAATCAATCACAAACTGTGGAAGGAAAAGTCATTTCTTCGGTTATGTCGTCTAACGGTCAAACGGCAATTGTTCATCCTGCACAATTACAGTTGCCAGTATCCCAG GTTATGAGTGGTAGCGGATTGGTTGTAAATCCTACTATACAGTTATTTTCCGCATCGCCACAAAGTCTTCGCGTATTGCAAGCGCCAAGTGGCGCACTAGCATCACTCGAGCTACCTAGCAatg GTGCCAATAATTCAGTTCAAAGAATAAGAGATCCATGTAAACTTCTAGAATCAAGTGTAAGTGTTAATATAAGTGGATTAAATGGAGTTTTGAGAACTTCTGGAGACCGATCTACTCATCATATTGCAATCAAACCACAACCTGTAGGCAACATGAATGCTTCCATTAGATCTACGG GTACCCAAGGCAGTATTACACAAATGATGAATGGCCTAACACCGCTAGTTGTTTCACAAGGAGGTCATTTGATGACCGCTTCGTCGCATATTACTGGAAAG GTAATGGGCAATCAAGTAATAAAAGCTGGGGTACCTCTCACCGTGAATACTCAGTACCTTAGTGCTACAACAATCGTAAAACCAGTTGTTGTTGTCAGCACAAGTAACGGAGTCCCTCCTACATCATCGTCTTAG
- the LOC143920209 gene encoding uncharacterized protein LOC143920209 isoform X2, producing MGVLMESSQINIHARAEQNLKPGALFPSSDKRKDRSPGEESTAREQLRLSAQSVDGLSYSNVIQNAPRREPHLLNADNTASSKEYFLPTPCWNSSVKYGHREINANGKTTSPDSPPESARPESLKRSDTSEVQTHTPEFKSMPPPKKKWMKNYMEEEPPHISIVLPRNGLRVGPPPASAPIAVPPPSTLGGHMPSGISTLPTLFTDSSSELPRARSNSNGSSGPRAGTREVHNKLEKNRRAHLKECFEALRLQLPSSADDKKSSNLSILDSAIKYIQLLKRREKDLEHEMERLAREKIAHQQKLSTLRRDIPTPTRIRHPTNHDRETAMEVDEIIPSRVSPLFLSTSSPSAPMQVSHSGLEVLVTTQSPALTRLSPSTVQTNVSTSLDLTTKSSRLPQSLPHAQIISLHSSNGSTVYSHMGHNASSIPTSLAQRTQSAQIISSFSQNISNGILTNPKSLNLINPNIQRGQKISSISSNMPTLTVTTVNPGSVMTVNQGQIKHGQIHNQSQTVEGKVISSVMSSNGQTAIVHPAQLQLPVSQVMSGSGLVVNPTIQLFSASPQSLRVLQAPSGALASLELPSNGANNSVQRIRDPCKLLESSVSVNISGLNGVLRTSGDRSTHHIAIKPQPVGNMNASIRSTGTQGSITQMMNGLTPLVVSQGGHLMTASSHITGKVCMVHTIGNGQSSNKSWGTSHREYSVP from the exons ATGGGTGTCCTAATGGAATCCAGCCAGATTAACATCCACGCGAGGGCCGAGCAGAATCTCAAACCGGGAGCCCTCTTCCCGTCTTCCGACAAACGCAAAGACAGATCCCCTGGAGAGGAATCCACCGCTAGGGAACAGCTTCGACTGTCTGCACAATCGGTCGACGGACTCTCGTACAGCAACGTCATCCAAAATGCACCCAGACGGGAGCCCCACCTGTTGAACGCGGATAACACCGCATCATCCAAGGAGTACTTTTTGCCCACGCCGTGCTGGAACTCGTCAGTCAAGTATGGTCATCGTGAAATCAACGCTAACGGGAAGACCACGTCCCCTGACAGTCCTCCCGAATCCGCTAGACCTGAATCTCTCAAAAGGAGCGATACCTCCGAGGTGCAAACCCACACTCCAGAATTCAAATCAATGCCGCCTCCAAagaaaaaatggatgaaaaACTACATGG AAGAAGAACCACCACACATTTCAATAGTCTTACCTCGCAATGGATTACGAGTTGGACCACCACCCGCTAGTGCCCCAATTGCAGTTCCACCCCCATCCACTCTCGGAGGTCATATGCCGAGTGGAATATCAACATTGCCGACACTGTTCACCGACAGTAGTTCTGAATTGCCAAGAGCTCGAAGTAATAGCAAtgg GTCAAGTGGCCCACGTGCTGGAACGAGAGAAGTCCATAACAAATTGGAGAAGAATAGAAGAGCTCACCTTAAAGAATGCTTTGAAGCTTTGAGATTACAATTACCTTCTTCAGCAGATGATAAAAAGTCATCTAATCTTTCTATCTTAGATTCTGCCATCAAATACATCCAG CTTTTAAAACGCCGTGAGAAAGACCTTGAACATGAAATGGAACGGTTAGCAAGAGAAAAAATTGCTCATCAACAAAAATTATCAACTTTACGTAGAGATATTCCTACACCTACAAGAATTAGACATCCAACAAATCATG ATCGAGAAACTGCAATGGAAGTTGATGAAATCATACCATCAAGAGTTAGTCCATTATTTTTAAGTACATCCTCTCCAAGTGCACCA ATGCAAGTATCACATAGTGGTCTTGAAGTGTTGGTAACAACACAGTCACCAGCATTAACGCGGTTGAGTCCATCAACAGTTCAAACCAATGTGTCTACCTCTTTGGATTTGACAACTAAATCTTCTAGACTCCCTCAGTCTCTTCCTCACGCTCag ATTATCAGCTTACATTCAAGTAATGGTTCTACTGTTTATTCCCACATGGGACATAATGCTTCATCAATCCCCACATCTTTAGCTCAAAGAACACAATCTGCTCAGATTATTAGTTCATTTTCACAAAATATTTCCAATGGGATATTAACCAATCCCAAATCCTTGAATTTAatcaatcccaacattcaaagAGGACAAAAAATCAGTAGTATTTCATCCAATATGCCTACACTCACTGTAACAACTGTCAATCCTGGATCAGTTATGACTGTAAATCAAGGACAAATAAAACATGGACAGATTCATAATCAATCACAAACTGTGGAAGGAAAAGTCATTTCTTCGGTTATGTCGTCTAACGGTCAAACGGCAATTGTTCATCCTGCACAATTACAGTTGCCAGTATCCCAG GTTATGAGTGGTAGCGGATTGGTTGTAAATCCTACTATACAGTTATTTTCCGCATCGCCACAAAGTCTTCGCGTATTGCAAGCGCCAAGTGGCGCACTAGCATCACTCGAGCTACCTAGCAatg GTGCCAATAATTCAGTTCAAAGAATAAGAGATCCATGTAAACTTCTAGAATCAAGTGTAAGTGTTAATATAAGTGGATTAAATGGAGTTTTGAGAACTTCTGGAGACCGATCTACTCATCATATTGCAATCAAACCACAACCTGTAGGCAACATGAATGCTTCCATTAGATCTACGG GTACCCAAGGCAGTATTACACAAATGATGAATGGCCTAACACCGCTAGTTGTTTCACAAGGAGGTCATTTGATGACCGCTTCGTCGCATATTACTGGAAAGGTATGTATGGTACATACAATAG GTAATGGGCAATCAAGTAATAAAAGCTGGGGTACCTCTCACCGTGAATACTCAGTACCTTAG